In Mesorhizobium sp., one DNA window encodes the following:
- the fdxA gene encoding ferredoxin FdxA, whose translation MTYIVTDNCIKCKYMDCIEVCPVDCFYEGENMLVIHPDECIDCGVCEPECPADAIKPDTEPGLDKWLKINTEYASVWPNITQKGEPPADAKEFDGVPGKFEKFFSPEPGKGD comes from the coding sequence ATGACCTATATCGTCACCGACAACTGCATCAAGTGCAAGTACATGGACTGCATCGAGGTCTGTCCGGTCGACTGTTTCTACGAAGGCGAGAACATGCTCGTCATCCACCCCGACGAGTGTATCGACTGCGGTGTGTGCGAGCCGGAATGCCCTGCCGACGCGATCAAGCCCGACACCGAGCCGGGACTCGACAAGTGGTTGAAGATCAACACGGAATACGCTTCGGTCTGGCCCAACATCACGCAGAAGGGCGAGCCGCCGGCCGACGCCAAGGAATTCGACGGCGTGCCGGGCAAGTTCGAGAAGTTCTTCTCGCCGGAGCCCGGCAAGGGCGACTGA
- a CDS encoding RNA-binding S4 domain-containing protein, with the protein MAPPGSQRIDKWLFFARVVKSRSLAARLVQSGGVRINSVKIDQPSATVKPGDGVTVALERRILVYRVVSGGTRRGPAEEARTLFDDLTPPPAPREERVVAAEREPGTGRPTKRDRRLTDRLRQDDLD; encoded by the coding sequence ATGGCGCCGCCCGGCAGCCAGCGCATCGACAAGTGGCTGTTCTTCGCGCGCGTCGTGAAATCCCGCTCGCTCGCAGCGAGACTGGTCCAATCGGGCGGCGTGCGCATCAATTCGGTCAAGATCGACCAGCCGTCGGCGACGGTGAAGCCCGGCGACGGCGTGACGGTGGCTCTCGAGCGCAGGATCCTCGTCTATCGCGTCGTCTCGGGCGGAACCCGCCGCGGGCCGGCGGAAGAGGCGCGCACCCTCTTCGATGACCTCACGCCGCCGCCGGCGCCGCGTGAGGAGCGTGTCGTCGCGGCCGAGCGCGAACCGGGCACCGGGCGCCCGACCAAGCGCGACCGCAGGCTGACAGACCGGCTGCGACAAGACGATCTCGACTGA